One stretch of candidate division WOR-3 bacterium DNA includes these proteins:
- a CDS encoding BatA domain-containing protein: protein MTFLHPWFLLGSALAAVPILIHLWFRKRLKKIPFSTLQFLKSTEARRFGWLKLREWLILLTRCLFILCLFISLARPHLKSTLLGMGRLASVYLIADNSYSMVYGDNFERMKELGRQVISRYSTNAEFCIISLCEERAGTEYYWMRNQSALHSLGKIGLAYTGGQIREALERVPEMAAEHRIEYVYIGDGQVENFRDFPVQMTSESDFFWVRVPAGGNIGISRVLLKDPVAVPLQNYTLQVGVNSYSPRAWSGKIGVSSGDYYLEHEHVLQPGAEAVVDFELPVEYVNGKVEIFDDSLLPDNVYYFIKQLPQSMKVLLIGDSPYLIRALQPESGTSMPFGIQNVDKIGNTDLRRYDILILAGLREISESERLRLVDFLSRPGTGLIVILDEDVGDNLSEILVGTCRVEENVLPKGYVVVDWVDTSHRIFNIFEDQRAMRDVQFYRYMKVSAQHGALARFSTGDPCIIVRGNTAVITGRMLPQHTNFVYKSSFVPVFLRLLVNFVAESRRREFYVGENVAPLEWVRTPAGDLLNSEDNFKIPGFYSYDSETLCVNVRPGEGDLRILGAERAKVLNIRQVDAERDLTGSDLSSFFLLLALLSIVLELGLIFLR from the coding sequence ATGACGTTCCTTCACCCCTGGTTTCTGCTTGGGTCTGCACTTGCTGCAGTACCCATACTCATCCATCTTTGGTTTCGCAAACGACTCAAGAAAATTCCATTTTCAACGCTTCAGTTCCTGAAGAGCACCGAAGCACGGCGATTTGGCTGGCTAAAGCTTCGCGAGTGGTTGATTCTACTCACACGCTGTTTATTCATATTGTGTCTGTTTATCAGCCTTGCACGCCCTCATCTGAAGAGTACTCTGCTCGGTATGGGCAGGCTCGCGTCTGTATATTTGATCGCCGATAATTCTTACAGCATGGTTTATGGAGATAATTTCGAGCGCATGAAGGAACTCGGGCGTCAGGTTATTTCACGCTACTCGACCAATGCGGAGTTTTGTATCATCTCGCTGTGCGAGGAGCGTGCAGGAACAGAGTATTATTGGATGCGGAATCAGTCTGCTCTGCACTCATTGGGCAAAATTGGTCTTGCCTACACCGGGGGACAGATCCGGGAGGCTTTGGAAAGAGTGCCGGAAATGGCAGCAGAACATCGTATTGAATATGTTTACATCGGCGATGGTCAGGTTGAGAACTTCAGGGATTTTCCTGTCCAGATGACCTCAGAGAGTGATTTCTTTTGGGTACGAGTACCTGCTGGAGGAAACATCGGTATTTCACGTGTTCTACTGAAGGACCCGGTAGCTGTTCCTCTGCAGAACTATACACTGCAAGTCGGTGTGAACAGTTATTCGCCGCGTGCATGGTCAGGCAAGATAGGTGTCAGCAGCGGAGATTACTATCTTGAACACGAACATGTGCTTCAGCCCGGCGCTGAGGCGGTTGTAGATTTTGAATTACCGGTAGAATATGTGAACGGCAAAGTTGAAATCTTCGATGACAGCCTACTGCCGGACAATGTATACTATTTCATCAAGCAATTGCCACAGAGTATGAAAGTATTGCTGATCGGGGATAGCCCTTATTTGATTCGTGCTCTCCAGCCTGAATCCGGAACGAGCATGCCGTTTGGCATTCAAAATGTCGACAAAATAGGCAATACTGATTTGAGAAGATATGACATTTTGATTTTGGCCGGTCTGCGGGAGATATCTGAAAGCGAGCGGCTCAGGCTTGTTGATTTTCTATCACGGCCCGGGACCGGTTTGATTGTAATCTTGGATGAAGATGTAGGCGATAATTTAAGCGAAATACTGGTCGGGACGTGTCGTGTGGAGGAGAACGTATTACCAAAGGGTTATGTCGTAGTCGATTGGGTTGATACCAGTCATCGAATATTCAACATCTTCGAAGATCAACGGGCGATGAGGGATGTACAGTTCTACCGCTATATGAAGGTTTCGGCACAACATGGTGCGTTAGCGCGTTTTTCGACGGGTGATCCCTGTATTATCGTCCGCGGCAATACGGCTGTAATTACTGGCAGGATGCTCCCGCAGCATACAAACTTTGTCTACAAATCGTCCTTTGTGCCGGTGTTCTTGCGGCTTTTGGTCAATTTTGTGGCTGAATCTCGGCGCAGGGAATTTTATGTTGGAGAGAACGTTGCACCTCTCGAGTGGGTGAGAACACCGGCTGGTGATTTGTTAAATAGTGAAGACAATTTCAAGATACCGGGTTTTTACTCCTATGACAGCGAAACGTTGTGTGTGAACGTTCGACCCGGTGAAGGCGATTTACGCATTCTGGGTGCAGAGCGCGCCAAGGTTCTGAACATACGGCAAGTTGATGCTGAGCGAGACCTGACGGGCAGTGATCTGTCGAGTTTCTTCTTGCTCCTCGCACTGTTGTCCATCG
- a CDS encoding DUF58 domain-containing protein, whose product MSGLHASPLKGFSQEFADYRQYMPGDELKRVDWKAYGRSDRFYIKEYQEETNLRAYILLDKSGSMAYGKRISKLEYAKYLGASLAYMLIKQKDSVGIATFDRKIEEIVPPSARRTNFMMILRTIEQASAGGETNLHDVLFQLAQKIKRRGLVIVLSDMLDDPEYVLKALRSFRYRKHEVIVFQILDKDEMDFPFEESAIFSDLESNSEMVITPGLMRSRYRKRFKEFIEFCHRNLLESHIDHTVLDTSTPYDKALFAYLQKRARLI is encoded by the coding sequence TTGAGTGGATTGCACGCGAGCCCGCTGAAAGGTTTCTCGCAGGAGTTTGCCGATTACCGCCAGTACATGCCTGGTGATGAATTGAAAAGGGTCGACTGGAAGGCTTATGGTCGAAGCGACCGGTTCTACATAAAAGAATACCAGGAAGAGACAAACCTCCGGGCTTATATTCTCCTCGACAAAAGCGGTTCGATGGCTTACGGAAAGAGGATCAGCAAGTTGGAATACGCAAAATACCTCGGAGCCAGTCTCGCCTATATGCTTATTAAACAAAAGGACAGCGTAGGCATTGCGACTTTCGACAGAAAGATAGAAGAGATCGTTCCACCGTCGGCCCGACGTACGAACTTCATGATGATACTTCGGACAATTGAACAAGCGAGCGCGGGGGGTGAAACCAACTTGCATGACGTTCTTTTTCAACTGGCCCAGAAGATAAAGAGGCGCGGGTTGGTCATCGTTCTCTCGGATATGCTGGATGACCCTGAATATGTCCTGAAGGCATTACGCTCTTTCCGCTACCGGAAACATGAGGTGATAGTATTCCAGATCCTTGATAAGGACGAAATGGATTTTCCATTTGAAGAGTCAGCCATCTTTTCGGACCTTGAGAGTAATTCGGAGATGGTTATTACACCAGGGTTGATGCGTTCCCGCTATCGAAAGCGATTCAAGGAATTCATAGAATTCTGTCATCGAAATTTGCTCGAGTCGCATATCGACCATACTGTGCTGGATACGTCCACACCCTATGACAAAGCATTATTCGCCTACTTGCAGAAAAGAGCCCGTTTGATATGA
- a CDS encoding GDP-mannose 4,6-dehydratase yields the protein MKILVTGGCGFIGSHIVDAYISEGHGVVVIDDLSTGDIGNVNPEAKFYEMDINSDLQGIFEKERFEVINHHAAQINVRTSVDDPMFDARVNILGTLNLLRMAVQYGVKRFIYASSGGAVYGEPDDLPANESTALSPLSPYGVSKVAAEKYILAFSHLFDLDSFILRYSNVFGPRQIARSEAGVISIFIERILKNEPCVVYGDGKQTRDYVFVSDVVEANLLALGGSPSILNIGTGVETAVNDLIDVFSSILGRKTAHQHIDPRPGEVLRSALDCQKASSQIGWEPVVALKDGIIRTLEYFKKISQS from the coding sequence ATGAAGATACTGGTCACTGGAGGTTGCGGATTCATCGGTTCCCATATCGTCGATGCTTATATTTCAGAAGGTCACGGGGTTGTGGTAATCGATGATCTCTCGACCGGCGATATCGGAAATGTAAATCCTGAAGCCAAGTTCTACGAGATGGACATAAACAGTGATTTGCAGGGTATTTTTGAAAAGGAGAGATTCGAAGTAATCAACCACCACGCGGCGCAGATCAATGTAAGAACATCGGTTGATGATCCGATGTTTGATGCAAGGGTCAATATTCTCGGGACGCTCAACCTTCTTCGTATGGCTGTTCAATACGGAGTTAAGAGGTTCATTTATGCGTCGAGCGGCGGCGCAGTGTACGGTGAGCCGGATGATCTGCCAGCAAATGAGAGCACGGCGCTGTCCCCTTTGTCGCCGTATGGAGTATCAAAGGTTGCCGCGGAGAAGTACATATTGGCTTTTTCTCATCTGTTCGATCTGGACAGTTTTATTCTCCGCTACAGCAATGTTTTTGGTCCACGCCAGATAGCGCGGAGTGAGGCTGGAGTAATTTCCATCTTCATCGAGCGAATCCTCAAGAATGAGCCCTGTGTCGTCTATGGCGATGGAAAACAGACGAGGGATTATGTGTTTGTGAGCGATGTCGTTGAGGCAAATCTTCTCGCTCTGGGAGGTTCCCCGAGCATTCTCAACATCGGGACGGGCGTGGAAACCGCGGTAAACGACCTGATTGACGTATTTTCATCCATACTCGGAAGAAAAACCGCGCATCAACATATCGACCCACGTCCTGGCGAAGTCCTAAGAAGTGCACTGGATTGTCAAAAAGCATCTTCCCAGATCGGTTGGGAACCAGTAGTAGCATTGAAAGATGGGATAATAAGAACTCTTGAGTACTTCAAAAAAATATCTCAATCCTGA
- a CDS encoding V-type ATP synthase subunit D, producing MKLDIPPTRMQLLYLKRRGNVARRGHKLLKDKQDELMRRILEFIYRIRELRLRIEEELRSAFSYFYFASSKQAPKATDEALLAVSKSIDIEHSTERILNLKIPKFSKKISGHLIGYGFLSTSGDLDLALLKIDQLISRLLELAELEKTLELLANEIEKTRRRVNALEYILIPSIDETIKFINLKLSEIERGDLTRLMRVKEIVRSKL from the coding sequence ATGAAACTCGATATACCACCCACCAGGATGCAATTGCTGTATCTAAAGAGACGCGGCAATGTCGCGCGGCGCGGGCATAAACTGCTGAAAGATAAGCAGGACGAATTGATGCGACGGATACTTGAGTTCATCTACCGGATACGAGAGTTAAGATTGAGAATAGAAGAAGAGTTGAGGAGCGCGTTTAGTTACTTCTATTTTGCCTCGAGTAAACAAGCACCTAAGGCCACAGATGAGGCACTGCTTGCGGTATCCAAGAGCATAGACATTGAGCATAGCACAGAGCGGATCCTGAATTTGAAGATCCCCAAATTCTCTAAGAAAATATCTGGTCATCTAATAGGCTACGGATTTCTATCGACGTCAGGCGATCTTGATCTTGCTTTGCTAAAGATAGACCAGCTCATCTCGCGCCTCCTGGAACTGGCTGAATTGGAGAAAACACTTGAGTTACTTGCAAACGAGATCGAAAAAACACGGCGGCGGGTCAATGCTCTGGAATACATCCTCATTCCTTCGATAGACGAGACGATCAAATTCATCAATCTCAAGTTGTCCGAAATTGAACGGGGAGACTTGACCCGACTGATGAGGGTCAAAGAGATTGTGCGGAGTAAATTGTAG
- a CDS encoding V-type ATP synthase subunit B, producing the protein MIKEYSSISNVAGPLLLVEGVSGAKYEELVEIYTGTGVKKRGRVLEVDRDKALVQIFEGSTGIDVQNCRVRFLGKTLSIGVSEEMLGRIFDGLGRPKDGGPSIIPEAILDVNGAPINPTARDYPNEFIQTGISSVDGINTLVRGQKLPIFSGSGLPHNRVAAQIARQAKVLGKEEEFAVVFGAMGITFEEANFFIQDFTKSGALERVVLFLNLADDPAIERISTPRVTFTVAEYLAFTKGLHILVVLSDMTNYAEALREISAARKEIPGRRGYPGYLYTDLASIYERSGRIKGKKGSITLIPILSMPEDDKTHPIPDLTGYITEGQIILSRGLYRKKVSPPVDVQQSLSRLKDKGIGKGKTREDHADLFNQLIACYARGKEAAELAVILGEAALSDMDKIYLKFSQEYEERYISQGEYEDRTIEQTLDLGWELLRMVPRGEMKRVRDEYLKRYYDAKPSEKAAVTG; encoded by the coding sequence ATGATTAAGGAATACAGTAGCATATCTAATGTTGCCGGCCCGCTTCTGCTTGTTGAAGGAGTCAGCGGAGCGAAATACGAAGAGCTCGTCGAAATATACACCGGCACCGGCGTTAAGAAAAGGGGTCGCGTCCTCGAGGTTGATAGAGACAAGGCACTCGTTCAGATCTTTGAAGGATCAACCGGTATCGACGTGCAGAATTGTCGGGTTCGCTTCCTGGGTAAGACCCTCAGCATAGGTGTTTCAGAAGAAATGCTGGGACGGATCTTTGACGGCTTGGGCCGTCCGAAAGACGGTGGTCCTTCAATAATTCCAGAAGCGATACTTGATGTCAACGGTGCGCCTATCAACCCCACTGCGCGTGATTACCCGAATGAATTCATTCAAACTGGCATTTCTTCTGTAGACGGGATCAACACCCTGGTGCGTGGGCAAAAGCTGCCGATATTTTCCGGGTCTGGACTGCCTCACAATAGGGTTGCTGCACAGATTGCCCGGCAGGCGAAAGTATTGGGGAAAGAGGAGGAATTCGCCGTTGTCTTCGGAGCGATGGGGATTACTTTTGAAGAGGCGAATTTCTTTATCCAGGATTTCACAAAATCAGGCGCCCTGGAGCGGGTCGTGCTGTTTCTCAATCTTGCCGACGACCCGGCAATTGAAAGGATCTCGACACCGCGGGTTACTTTTACCGTTGCCGAGTACCTCGCGTTCACTAAGGGGCTGCATATTTTAGTAGTTCTCTCAGACATGACCAATTACGCCGAGGCATTGCGGGAAATTTCGGCCGCGCGTAAGGAAATACCTGGCCGGAGGGGATACCCAGGCTACTTGTATACTGACCTTGCCAGTATTTATGAGCGATCCGGCCGGATAAAAGGAAAGAAAGGTTCGATCACCTTGATCCCGATTCTCTCTATGCCAGAGGACGATAAGACCCATCCGATCCCGGATTTGACTGGCTATATCACTGAAGGTCAAATCATTCTCTCACGCGGTCTCTACAGGAAAAAAGTATCGCCGCCTGTCGATGTTCAGCAGTCCTTGTCAAGGTTGAAAGATAAGGGTATTGGCAAGGGTAAGACCCGGGAGGATCACGCCGATCTGTTCAATCAATTGATCGCGTGCTACGCCAGGGGTAAGGAAGCGGCCGAGCTCGCCGTGATCCTCGGTGAAGCGGCGCTTTCGGATATGGACAAGATCTATCTGAAGTTTTCTCAGGAATATGAGGAACGTTACATATCACAGGGCGAGTATGAAGATCGGACTATCGAGCAAACACTCGATCTCGGCTGGGAATTACTGCGCATGGTGCCGCGTGGCGAGATGAAACGAGTGCGTGACGAATATCTGAAAAGATACTACGATGCAAAGCCTTCAGAAAAAGCTGCTGTGACCGGATGA
- a CDS encoding V-type ATPase subunit, giving the protein MIKGTGDTRYAYVNGIIRALEARLLTRGHFDRLIAADYGSFNTILSDTPYVGQQDINDNLESQENSVRCLFNRFCITEEVRNFVDWPEQLHNLKVKLKEGGEELLYAQDLDTVESWSEVLDEVARFVVDKDPFVLSTNLDRILCKHLYEAAAFAPFFQGFFEMYFELENVRNFFRARQFEDKREIFKQIYLPWGGLKLEFFMGNLDVAQDQLGRNFFNTPYASMVEKGGAYFEDRNSFLRLERLNEEYKLGYLAQARHMTFGVEPLFAYYKFKMGEITKLRQVYWGKLNEVSVEDLKESIPDVW; this is encoded by the coding sequence ATGATCAAGGGTACTGGGGATACAAGATACGCATATGTAAATGGCATCATAAGGGCGCTCGAAGCGAGGCTCTTGACCAGGGGGCATTTCGACCGTTTGATCGCTGCCGATTACGGCAGCTTCAATACGATTCTTTCTGACACGCCGTATGTGGGGCAGCAAGATATCAATGATAATCTTGAATCCCAAGAAAATTCCGTGCGTTGTTTGTTTAACCGGTTTTGCATCACCGAAGAGGTCAGAAATTTCGTTGATTGGCCCGAACAGCTTCACAATCTGAAGGTGAAACTCAAGGAGGGTGGTGAGGAGTTACTCTACGCACAGGATTTGGATACCGTGGAGTCATGGTCTGAGGTCCTTGATGAAGTGGCCAGGTTTGTGGTTGATAAAGATCCGTTTGTGTTGTCGACTAATCTCGATCGCATACTCTGCAAGCATTTATATGAAGCCGCGGCTTTTGCACCATTCTTCCAGGGTTTTTTTGAAATGTATTTTGAATTAGAAAATGTCCGCAATTTTTTCAGAGCCAGACAATTTGAAGATAAACGGGAGATTTTTAAGCAGATCTACCTGCCATGGGGAGGTTTGAAACTGGAGTTCTTTATGGGCAATCTCGACGTTGCGCAGGACCAGCTCGGGCGCAATTTTTTCAATACCCCTTACGCATCTATGGTCGAGAAGGGTGGTGCGTACTTTGAAGACAGAAATTCTTTTCTCCGCCTTGAGAGACTGAACGAGGAATACAAACTTGGCTACCTGGCGCAAGCCAGGCATATGACATTCGGAGTCGAGCCACTCTTTGCCTACTACAAATTCAAGATGGGCGAAATAACAAAATTGCGGCAGGTCTATTGGGGGAAATTGAACGAGGTTTCGGTTGAGGACCTGAAGGAGAGTATTCCAGATGTCTGGTAA
- a CDS encoding C25 family cysteine peptidase — translation MRMLILSGKEALHERIRDIRPLEKALNEYVESRKIYEPVFCYYDAPNEYGIEPVARDAEAIREYVSDFEKKLGDFDFLLLLGGDEVIPFFRLENPCDDADESVLSDNPYASRDDNYVIPERACSRIPDSGNSDFMVQQLNKVVSRHDKSFGLTARVWQRSSENVYRPIGEPEELECTPPVTKDKFDKAWLQKKDYLYFNVHGSKLSANWYGQEGASYPVAMGPENVVGSAGIVASESCYGAYIIEKTQDNAISMKFLAEPEVAGFCGSTTIAYGPAQPPSSEADLLVKYFFEYLQQGHTLGESLRNAKLDFARKSLRRHGFLDDDDTKTLLQFVLYGDPTLRVRPPQKAGLIC, via the coding sequence ATGCGGATGCTGATTCTGAGCGGCAAAGAGGCGCTGCATGAACGAATCAGGGATATCCGCCCCTTAGAGAAAGCACTAAATGAATACGTTGAGTCGCGGAAGATATATGAACCGGTATTTTGCTATTATGATGCTCCAAATGAATACGGGATTGAACCCGTGGCAAGGGATGCTGAGGCAATAAGAGAATATGTTTCGGATTTTGAGAAGAAATTGGGTGATTTCGATTTTCTCCTGCTGTTGGGAGGCGATGAGGTGATACCTTTCTTTCGCCTGGAGAATCCCTGTGATGATGCAGATGAAAGTGTATTATCTGATAATCCGTATGCCTCGCGCGATGATAATTACGTCATCCCCGAACGAGCATGCTCACGTATCCCGGATAGTGGAAACAGTGATTTTATGGTCCAGCAATTGAATAAAGTTGTGTCACGACATGACAAATCCTTCGGGCTGACAGCCAGAGTCTGGCAAAGGTCATCGGAGAACGTTTACCGGCCAATAGGTGAGCCTGAGGAGCTGGAGTGTACACCACCGGTCACGAAAGACAAATTCGACAAAGCATGGCTGCAGAAGAAAGATTATCTATATTTCAATGTCCATGGCAGCAAATTGTCAGCAAACTGGTACGGGCAGGAAGGTGCTAGTTATCCGGTGGCAATGGGTCCAGAAAATGTGGTGGGCTCAGCTGGTATTGTTGCTTCCGAGTCGTGCTATGGCGCGTATATTATTGAGAAAACGCAGGATAATGCAATTAGCATGAAATTCCTGGCTGAACCTGAGGTGGCAGGTTTCTGCGGTTCTACAACTATCGCGTACGGGCCTGCACAGCCGCCTTCGAGCGAGGCCGATCTCCTTGTGAAATACTTCTTTGAATACCTGCAGCAGGGTCACACGCTGGGTGAGAGTTTGAGAAATGCGAAGCTTGATTTCGCACGCAAATCATTGCGCCGGCACGGTTTTCTCGATGACGATGACACAAAAACCCTGTTACAGTTCGTCCTATATGGCGATCCTACATTGAGGGTGAGACCGCCTCAGAAGGCGGGGCTGATATGCTGA